One window of Chroococcidiopsis sp. TS-821 genomic DNA carries:
- the cas6 gene encoding CRISPR-associated endoribonuclease Cas6 — protein sequence MPYSLVFNLLPQSPIYPNYLTGRHLHALFLTLVSSVDKSLGDRLHASSADKAFTLGPLQTNKSKHNLQWEHQQPIPAGTPCWWRISLLDDALFSKLTHLWLNLNPKHPWHLGSADLHITSILGTPQSTQPWANATTYAQLYEQASDIECELAFRFYTPTCFRQGEFDAALPTRECVFNSLLNRWQKYSGINFEPNLTAVIFPSYFNISTTMLVDSRSKFIGCVGEITYRILGEVEPVIIKQINTLADFALYCGVGRKTTMGMGMLRRIRLTR from the coding sequence ATGCCCTATAGCCTTGTTTTTAATTTACTTCCTCAATCTCCTATTTATCCTAACTATCTCACTGGAAGACATCTTCATGCATTGTTTTTAACGCTTGTAAGTTCGGTAGATAAATCGTTGGGCGATCGCCTCCACGCTTCCAGCGCTGATAAAGCCTTTACCCTTGGCCCATTGCAAACGAATAAATCGAAACACAACTTGCAGTGGGAACATCAACAACCTATCCCTGCTGGTACTCCTTGCTGGTGGAGAATCTCTTTGCTCGATGATGCTTTATTTAGCAAACTTACCCACTTATGGCTAAACCTCAATCCCAAACATCCTTGGCATCTAGGTTCGGCTGACTTACACATTACCAGTATTTTAGGCACTCCTCAATCAACGCAACCTTGGGCAAATGCCACTACTTATGCACAATTATACGAGCAAGCTTCTGATATTGAGTGCGAACTTGCTTTTCGCTTTTACACTCCTACTTGCTTTCGTCAAGGCGAATTCGATGCTGCTTTACCAACAAGAGAATGCGTTTTTAATAGCTTACTCAATCGTTGGCAAAAATACAGTGGTATCAATTTTGAACCTAATCTCACAGCAGTTATCTTTCCCAGTTACTTTAATATTTCTACTACGATGCTAGTGGATTCTCGTAGTAAATTTATTGGTTGTGTTGGAGAAATAACCTATCGAATTTTAGGTGAAGTAGAGCCTGTAATTATTAAACAAATTAATACTTTAGCTGATTTTGCACTCTACTGCGGTGTAGGTAGAAAAACAACAATGGGAATGGGAATGTTACGGAGAATTAGACTGACAAGATAA
- the cas10d gene encoding type I-D CRISPR-associated protein Cas10d/Csc3 — MAKKLKDTDPDEQYKQLSLFESENDLTSEQFDNSDDDDWLQDDSGFDFEPSDRTVEPQSHELLTLKLLREAIQTQNPNDRVMSDFAEYVLPNLLRVAIGVTAKGGKFFDELDQQRGRENGRRNHAADQSLNTHLLNGLFPANLIEQRLEKLDTTVRRVVQERERRIVIAGFILHDFEKFPDVPNECRKLPLEQHRQIINETVRQLGLNHFINPDDPEAYREYLDDLLCVAYNAQRRWDTNWNFSKFGLNPVLRDRPLGCLSDLSCLADLLASIIKHPQDAENTRLKELIHSLSNGQLKFTYHSIAENRGVLTNVLNNALMEAHISLNTQDCTYYEPLLYLPTGVIYLARRDAPCVRIADLPERVVKKIKELCASQLRLRQTGFGRDGKGIKYADYYNLFFDATSLMQVALSATLRILNTNKSSVANSRSKNLVKFQQQNILSVGYDFNFKDDIRIDQIAEFGDLISRKIWGEQVNRIENERKKNKKLPELPYLDIVEEIAKFWNLYEYLPAIREIQRINESLKEHKLKGNTGGVPYEWYYLAAKYLEHHPGVEDVRKICEEAIAHVSQLIQPIITKYQLPDGWDDLRLWVTRVVMLPGTATPTASTEVFLQELSSYQLAKKSGRGRQLICSISHSPYTVTEQMESAVLFTPQVYTNKQMLGGSNAKRNISSIAGIEMMLRQILMNQTQAVGKKFEDGKYRYLYFYPTYYFTPETNKFLQKAYSSIAQTRFDTSIRNHFISKDLQANLGRDRYQSVDAFLMNENIEPGKDRTFKLSYPEDQPLTFYFMALPPEKPPGKDPEKKITNTASWIMPSWLAFAFPMILDVKTVVSESPIPPFNDGAEFEESVFLDSAPQAFRVLTKRDRFRLDYILEGWQENGKSYSAPLNVLTAAYAIHLDVNARQSESGYDSNWSKFAELAKDFETSPLYVFNYLNRWVRNQDSETARIEKIKLYAYHFYPCFDPYAKYNPSLEELSVLDEQKSSLNHPKKLTELYRRFYRANKQYNPKANAVLKPIDIASKTILEADPSFQGEALVAAVAAEVFKLMERVHASTAEGRWIMSRREEEREAILEFARYFVVEVFEKSFAGDRARLAGRQINLIKDTCEFLYRLEDDKENRTINNNKPTNSFQNKAEE; from the coding sequence ATGGCTAAAAAACTTAAAGATACTGATCCTGACGAACAATACAAACAACTATCTCTGTTTGAGAGTGAGAATGATTTGACTTCTGAGCAATTTGATAACTCTGATGATGACGACTGGTTGCAAGATGATTCAGGTTTTGACTTTGAACCGAGCGATCGCACCGTTGAACCCCAATCCCACGAGTTACTAACCCTTAAGTTACTGCGAGAAGCAATTCAAACGCAGAATCCTAACGATCGGGTAATGAGTGACTTTGCCGAGTATGTATTACCAAATCTGCTGCGGGTAGCAATTGGTGTTACAGCCAAAGGTGGTAAGTTTTTTGATGAACTCGACCAGCAGCGCGGAAGAGAAAATGGCAGGCGCAATCATGCAGCCGATCAATCACTCAATACTCACTTACTTAATGGACTTTTTCCAGCAAACTTAATTGAGCAACGGTTGGAAAAACTTGATACTACCGTGCGGCGAGTAGTACAAGAACGAGAACGCCGCATCGTCATTGCTGGGTTCATCTTACATGATTTTGAGAAATTCCCAGATGTTCCTAATGAATGCCGCAAGTTACCACTAGAACAGCATCGTCAAATCATTAATGAAACAGTTCGTCAACTGGGTTTGAATCACTTTATTAATCCTGACGATCCAGAAGCTTATCGAGAGTACCTAGATGATTTACTTTGTGTGGCTTACAACGCGCAACGGCGATGGGATACCAACTGGAACTTCTCTAAGTTTGGGCTAAATCCAGTATTGCGCGATCGCCCTCTTGGCTGTCTTTCCGATTTATCATGTTTAGCCGATTTGCTAGCTTCTATCATCAAACATCCCCAGGATGCGGAAAATACAAGGCTAAAAGAGTTAATTCATAGTTTGAGTAATGGACAACTGAAATTTACTTACCACAGCATTGCTGAGAACCGAGGCGTACTTACCAATGTATTGAATAACGCCTTGATGGAAGCTCACATTAGCCTTAATACTCAAGATTGCACCTACTATGAACCGTTACTTTATCTGCCAACTGGTGTCATATACTTAGCACGACGGGATGCACCCTGTGTACGAATTGCAGATTTGCCAGAACGGGTTGTGAAAAAGATTAAAGAACTCTGCGCTAGTCAATTGCGGCTGCGACAAACTGGCTTCGGCAGAGATGGCAAGGGAATAAAGTATGCAGACTATTACAATCTGTTCTTTGATGCGACAAGTTTGATGCAAGTTGCTCTGAGTGCTACATTGAGGATTTTAAATACTAACAAAAGCTCTGTTGCTAATAGCCGCAGTAAAAATTTAGTCAAATTTCAGCAACAAAATATTTTATCAGTTGGCTACGACTTCAATTTTAAAGACGATATTCGGATCGATCAGATTGCTGAATTTGGTGATTTAATTAGTCGCAAAATTTGGGGAGAACAAGTTAATCGAATCGAAAATGAACGCAAGAAAAATAAAAAACTTCCAGAATTACCTTATTTAGATATTGTTGAAGAAATTGCTAAATTCTGGAACCTTTACGAGTACCTACCTGCAATTCGGGAAATTCAACGAATTAATGAAAGCCTGAAAGAACATAAACTCAAGGGGAACACAGGCGGTGTTCCCTACGAATGGTATTACTTAGCAGCAAAGTATCTAGAACATCATCCTGGAGTTGAGGATGTTCGTAAAATTTGTGAGGAAGCGATCGCGCACGTTTCCCAACTTATCCAACCTATCATTACCAAGTATCAACTACCTGACGGTTGGGATGATTTACGGCTTTGGGTGACACGGGTTGTCATGCTACCTGGAACAGCAACTCCTACAGCATCTACTGAAGTATTTCTACAGGAGTTATCGAGTTATCAGTTAGCCAAAAAATCAGGAAGAGGACGACAGTTAATCTGCTCTATTTCGCATTCTCCTTACACGGTAACTGAGCAGATGGAGTCAGCAGTTTTATTCACGCCTCAAGTTTATACAAATAAACAAATGTTAGGAGGTTCTAACGCCAAGCGCAATATTTCTAGTATTGCTGGTATTGAAATGATGCTACGGCAAATTTTGATGAATCAAACTCAGGCTGTAGGTAAGAAGTTTGAAGATGGTAAGTATCGTTATCTCTATTTTTATCCAACTTATTACTTTACGCCAGAAACTAACAAGTTTCTCCAAAAAGCGTACAGCAGCATTGCTCAAACCCGCTTTGATACCAGCATCCGCAATCACTTTATCAGTAAGGATTTGCAAGCAAACTTAGGGCGCGATCGCTACCAAAGTGTCGATGCTTTCTTAATGAATGAAAACATTGAACCAGGGAAAGACCGTACTTTCAAACTTTCCTATCCAGAAGACCAACCATTGACATTTTACTTCATGGCACTGCCTCCAGAAAAACCACCAGGAAAAGACCCAGAAAAAAAAATTACTAATACAGCGTCTTGGATAATGCCTAGCTGGTTAGCCTTTGCTTTTCCAATGATTCTAGATGTCAAAACAGTTGTTTCTGAGTCACCCATTCCACCCTTTAATGATGGTGCTGAGTTTGAAGAAAGCGTATTTCTTGATAGTGCGCCGCAAGCCTTTAGGGTGCTGACAAAACGCGATCGCTTTCGTCTTGACTACATTCTCGAAGGTTGGCAGGAAAATGGTAAGTCTTATTCTGCTCCGCTTAATGTTTTAACTGCTGCTTATGCTATTCATCTTGATGTCAATGCGAGACAAAGTGAATCTGGTTATGATTCTAATTGGAGTAAATTCGCAGAGTTAGCAAAGGATTTTGAAACTAGCCCACTTTATGTCTTTAACTACCTAAATCGTTGGGTGAGAAATCAAGACAGTGAGACAGCACGAATTGAGAAAATCAAGCTTTATGCTTATCACTTTTATCCTTGCTTTGACCCTTATGCTAAATATAATCCTAGTCTGGAGGAATTAAGTGTGCTCGATGAACAAAAATCTAGTCTAAATCATCCTAAAAAACTAACAGAATTGTATCGTAGATTCTACAGAGCAAATAAGCAATATAATCCTAAAGCCAACGCAGTATTAAAACCTATTGATATTGCATCTAAAACAATTCTTGAAGCTGATCCAAGTTTTCAGGGTGAAGCCTTAGTTGCTGCTGTTGCTGCTGAAGTATTTAAGTTGATGGAGCGAGTTCACGCCTCAACTGCTGAAGGACGCTGGATAATGAGTAGGCGCGAAGAAGAACGAGAGGCAATTTTAGAGTTTGCTCGATACTTTGTAGTTGAAGTTTTTGAAAAGTCTTTTGCAGGCGATCGCGCGCGTTTAGCAGGTCGTCAAATTAACTTAATTAAAGACACTTGCGAGTTTCTCTACCGCCTAGAAGATGACAAGGAAAATCGCACTATAAACAATAATAAACCTACTAATAGCTTCCAGAATAAAGCTGAGGAATAA
- the cas2 gene encoding CRISPR-associated endonuclease Cas2: MYIVVSYDVSEDKRRTKIHSILKSYGQWVQYSIFECNLTDSQYARMRSRLAKLIKTEDSIRFYFLCGCCQGKVERLGGEQPRDETIFFV, encoded by the coding sequence ATGTATATCGTTGTATCTTACGATGTTTCCGAGGACAAGCGTCGCACCAAAATTCACTCAATTCTCAAATCTTACGGTCAGTGGGTACAGTACAGTATTTTTGAATGTAACTTAACTGATAGCCAGTATGCGAGAATGCGATCGCGTTTAGCTAAACTCATCAAAACTGAAGACAGCATTCGCTTTTACTTTCTGTGTGGATGTTGTCAAGGTAAAGTAGAAAGACTTGGCGGAGAACAACCACGAGATGAAACTATCTTTTTTGTTTAG
- a CDS encoding YafY family protein produces the protein MSRKGQSITLSISERDKAQLENLARELGMMWGDRPNISKLVEAIARRQLLIAPNRDWSSERIRALVRSVQALIDTGQVEQAQVIANLLLERSEVSLPLRQDIERFLENPPPAWRLEIDRYLLRHQPFQLSYQDAARRIWNFTVRCGKITLHEKRQYLDCWCEETEGNSDIPELVHNWSLRLDRITDAAVIPVAGEWRSHLDYIEVEIHLLEGLAFAYQAKPEDTTIEWLADNQRTRRVVRKVTSSFWFLREVMQYAPDCVIVSPAAMRDRLASKLRTLCQLYDIGISTNGNG, from the coding sequence ATGAGCCGTAAAGGTCAGTCGATCACGCTGTCAATTTCAGAACGGGATAAAGCGCAGCTAGAAAACTTAGCCCGCGAACTTGGGATGATGTGGGGCGATCGCCCAAATATCTCGAAACTAGTAGAAGCGATCGCCCGTCGTCAATTACTCATTGCTCCCAACCGCGATTGGTCTTCCGAACGCATTCGCGCATTAGTAAGGTCTGTTCAAGCTTTAATCGATACTGGACAAGTAGAACAAGCACAAGTTATTGCCAACTTACTATTAGAACGCAGCGAAGTGTCCTTACCTTTACGCCAAGACATCGAGCGCTTTTTAGAGAATCCACCTCCAGCGTGGCGATTAGAAATTGACCGTTACCTATTACGTCATCAGCCATTTCAGCTTTCCTATCAAGATGCTGCAAGACGAATCTGGAACTTCACTGTGCGCTGTGGCAAAATTACATTGCACGAAAAACGCCAATACCTCGATTGCTGGTGTGAAGAAACTGAAGGCAACTCAGATATACCCGAACTTGTTCATAATTGGAGTCTGCGTTTAGATCGGATTACAGATGCAGCAGTGATTCCTGTTGCAGGCGAGTGGCGATCGCACTTGGATTATATTGAAGTTGAAATACACTTATTAGAAGGCTTAGCATTTGCGTATCAAGCCAAACCCGAAGATACGACTATTGAGTGGTTAGCAGATAACCAGCGAACACGGCGAGTCGTCCGAAAAGTAACTTCTAGCTTTTGGTTTTTGCGCGAAGTTATGCAGTATGCACCTGACTGCGTAATTGTTTCGCCAGCAGCAATGCGCGATCGCCTCGCCTCAAAGCTACGTACTTTGTGCCAGTTGTATGATATTGGAATCAGCACTAACGGTAATGGGTAA
- the cas7d gene encoding type I-D CRISPR-associated protein Cas7/Csc2 — MPFLKTIDQKFFITEIPYKPMGKYAHFITLRITESYPLFQTDGELNKARVRAGIKLENHAPISRLTMFKRKQSTPERLVGRELLRTYGLMTAEECEYNVNFAMNNPDCIIYGFAIGDSGSEKSKVVVDTAFSITAFDESHETFTLNAPFENGTMASKGEGGSKPGEVTSRINQQDHIKPQIFFPSIVTLKDPTEAGFLYVFNNILRTRHYGAQTTRTGRVRNELIGVIFADGEITSNLRWTQAIYDKLQSENKINYRDPLNEDDVIAAAISAIETLMSEEFIVHTDFVGAKFTPVLNEVKALIGSEAGIKQILQQADAEAKVYYKNHMKQKPESDKAKAEKAAKAG; from the coding sequence ATGCCTTTCTTAAAAACAATTGACCAAAAGTTCTTCATTACAGAAATTCCCTACAAACCAATGGGGAAATACGCTCACTTCATCACTCTACGAATCACTGAATCTTATCCTCTCTTTCAAACAGATGGAGAATTGAATAAAGCACGGGTGAGAGCCGGAATAAAACTTGAAAACCATGCTCCTATTAGCCGCCTGACTATGTTTAAACGTAAGCAATCTACTCCAGAACGTTTAGTAGGTAGGGAGTTACTAAGAACTTATGGATTGATGACGGCTGAAGAGTGTGAATATAATGTCAATTTTGCCATGAACAATCCTGACTGTATTATTTATGGATTTGCAATTGGTGACTCTGGTTCTGAGAAATCTAAAGTAGTAGTTGATACGGCATTTTCAATTACAGCTTTTGATGAATCTCACGAAACTTTCACGCTCAATGCTCCGTTTGAAAATGGTACGATGGCATCTAAAGGAGAAGGTGGATCTAAACCAGGAGAAGTTACAAGTCGAATCAATCAACAAGATCATATCAAACCTCAAATCTTTTTCCCTAGCATTGTGACTTTAAAAGATCCGACAGAAGCGGGTTTCTTGTATGTCTTTAATAACATTCTTAGAACTCGACATTATGGCGCACAAACTACTCGTACAGGTCGAGTCAGGAATGAATTAATTGGCGTGATATTTGCAGACGGAGAAATTACAAGTAACCTCCGTTGGACACAAGCAATTTATGACAAACTACAATCTGAAAATAAAATAAATTACCGCGATCCACTGAATGAGGATGATGTAATTGCAGCTGCTATTAGTGCCATTGAAACCTTAATGTCCGAGGAGTTTATTGTGCATACTGATTTTGTTGGCGCTAAATTTACTCCTGTTTTAAATGAAGTCAAGGCTTTAATAGGAAGTGAAGCAGGTATTAAGCAAATTTTGCAGCAAGCTGATGCAGAAGCTAAAGTCTACTATAAAAATCACATGAAGCAGAAGCCTGAAAGTGATAAAGCGAAGGCTGAAAAAGCTGCTAAGGCAGGGTAA
- a CDS encoding DUF433 domain-containing protein, with product MNEQKLLERITVNPKIFGGKPIIRGRRIAVEHILGMLAAGDTVETLLEGYPWLEREDVQACLVYARRLVGHERIEPLLVES from the coding sequence ATGAACGAACAAAAACTTTTGGAAAGAATTACAGTCAACCCCAAGATTTTTGGTGGTAAACCAATTATTCGCGGTCGTCGTATCGCAGTTGAGCATATTTTAGGAATGCTAGCAGCAGGGGATACTGTTGAGACTTTGCTGGAGGGTTATCCCTGGTTAGAACGAGAAGATGTGCAAGCCTGTTTGGTTTACGCGCGTCGGCTAGTTGGTCACGAGCGAATTGAACCCTTACTTGTGGAGTCTTGA
- the cas4 gene encoding CRISPR-associated protein Cas4 produces MHDTDYIPIAALNQYTYCPHRCWRMFCAGEFSDNSYTIEGTSLHDRVHTLGDGHREETWQIRAIWLKSERYGLIGKADLIEATDGHFYPIEYKRGKKGEWDNDEMQVTAQALCLEDMTGSPVTQGYIYYAQSHHRQLVKITPELREAAIATIEAVRSLLETGKMPPAIYGQRCTGCSLYSQCLPQATAKVQRYQEAN; encoded by the coding sequence ATGCATGATACTGATTATATTCCAATTGCTGCCCTTAATCAATATACTTACTGTCCGCATCGATGTTGGCGGATGTTTTGTGCAGGTGAGTTTAGCGATAATTCTTACACAATTGAAGGTACTAGCTTACACGATCGCGTCCACACATTAGGAGATGGACACCGTGAAGAAACTTGGCAAATTCGTGCGATTTGGTTGAAATCTGAACGCTACGGTTTAATTGGTAAAGCTGATTTAATTGAAGCAACTGACGGTCATTTTTATCCTATCGAATACAAACGGGGAAAGAAAGGAGAATGGGATAACGATGAAATGCAAGTCACAGCACAGGCGCTTTGCTTAGAAGATATGACAGGTTCGCCAGTAACGCAAGGATATATTTACTACGCCCAATCGCATCACCGTCAACTCGTCAAAATAACACCAGAATTACGAGAGGCTGCGATCGCTACTATTGAGGCTGTTCGTAGTTTACTCGAAACAGGCAAAATGCCTCCAGCAATATACGGTCAACGTTGCACTGGTTGTAGTTTATATTCGCAGTGTCTCCCACAAGCCACAGCAAAAGTTCAACGCTATCAAGAAGCTAATTAA
- a CDS encoding DUF5615 family PIN-like protein, with amino-acid sequence MKLLLDTCVWGGVRTDLVAAGHDVIWTGDWSEDPGDEEILAIAYNERRILVTLDKDFGELAIVRGIPHSGILRLVNFSSKQQSMVCLRVLTLYGNELASGAIVTAELGRVRIRPPNDP; translated from the coding sequence GTGAAGCTACTTCTGGACACTTGTGTGTGGGGTGGGGTACGAACAGATTTAGTAGCTGCTGGGCATGACGTGATTTGGACTGGAGATTGGTCTGAAGATCCAGGTGACGAGGAGATTTTGGCAATTGCCTACAATGAACGTCGGATTTTAGTAACCCTTGATAAGGACTTCGGCGAGTTAGCAATTGTGCGAGGAATTCCCCACAGTGGCATTTTGCGCTTGGTTAATTTCAGTAGCAAACAGCAATCGATGGTTTGTCTGCGGGTACTTACGCTTTACGGCAATGAACTAGCCTCTGGTGCGATTGTAACTGCCGAGTTAGGTAGGGTGAGGATTCGACCACCAAATGACCCATAA
- the cas5d gene encoding type I-D CRISPR-associated protein Cas5/Csc1: MTIIHCCQLELHDSLYYATREIGRLYETEPVIHNYALCYALGLVDSEVYSTRVPEEHSYRYFCSEQVPKYEEHLTPLNQQGIYITPARSLSHTAVLHTWKYADNRYHVEMEKTQKNIPSFGRAKEIAPESRFEFFAIAEKPLKLPRWIRLGKWMSKAEVEIIATQEVKRSLCEDNFFFDYPLNPLDVMFTHQVISYDVINMPPVSLIQNVQMRGHYYQLNNIKVKIPAQMEYRFHG, encoded by the coding sequence ATGACAATTATTCATTGCTGTCAACTAGAGTTGCACGATAGTCTTTATTATGCAACTCGTGAAATTGGACGTTTATACGAAACAGAGCCAGTAATTCACAATTATGCGCTTTGTTATGCACTGGGCTTAGTAGATAGTGAAGTCTACTCTACCCGCGTTCCCGAAGAACACTCCTATCGCTACTTTTGCTCTGAACAAGTTCCCAAGTATGAGGAGCATTTAACACCTCTTAATCAACAGGGAATTTATATCACCCCAGCGCGATCGCTTTCTCATACGGCAGTTCTCCATACCTGGAAATATGCTGATAACCGCTACCACGTTGAGATGGAAAAAACACAGAAAAATATTCCTAGTTTTGGCAGAGCAAAAGAAATTGCGCCTGAAAGTAGATTTGAGTTCTTCGCCATCGCTGAAAAACCGCTGAAACTACCCCGTTGGATTCGCTTAGGTAAGTGGATGAGTAAAGCAGAGGTGGAGATTATTGCGACTCAGGAAGTAAAGCGATCGCTTTGTGAAGATAACTTTTTCTTTGATTATCCTCTCAATCCCCTTGACGTTATGTTTACCCACCAAGTCATCAGCTATGACGTGATAAATATGCCTCCGGTGAGTCTAATTCAAAATGTACAAATGCGAGGACACTACTACCAATTGAATAACATCAAAGTAAAAATTCCTGCACAAATGGAATACCGTTTTCACGGTTAA
- the cas1d gene encoding type I-D CRISPR-associated endonuclease Cas1d, with amino-acid sequence MGTVYITQQDAFIGKTDERLNIKANKQTILDVPLIKVDGVVVLGRATVSPAAIAEFLERHIPLSFLTATGKYLGRLEPEVTKNIFVRKAQWQAIGESAQAVHIVKGFVRGKLKNYRNSLLRAQRSNSELDLNDSITRLEQAIAPIENTNTIASLRGLEGAGSAAYFGSLNQLIRAEDFTFTARHRRPPTDPVNALLSLGYALLRHDVQSAVNIVGFDAYLGYLHVERYGRPSLALDLMEEFRPLVVDAVVLSALNKRSLLQADFTTEPLSHAVSLTQEGLRTFLRLYEQKKQSKFKHPVLGRQCTYQEAFEIQARLLAKYLMGETDKYPPLVLK; translated from the coding sequence ATGGGTACAGTTTACATTACACAACAAGATGCTTTTATTGGTAAAACTGATGAGCGATTGAATATCAAAGCTAATAAACAAACAATATTAGATGTACCATTAATTAAAGTAGATGGTGTTGTAGTTTTAGGACGCGCTACAGTCTCTCCGGCTGCTATTGCAGAATTTTTGGAACGCCACATTCCTTTAAGTTTTCTCACAGCTACAGGGAAATATCTTGGGCGCTTAGAACCAGAAGTTACCAAAAATATTTTTGTTCGTAAAGCGCAATGGCAAGCGATCGGAGAATCTGCACAAGCAGTACATATTGTCAAAGGTTTTGTGCGTGGCAAACTCAAAAACTACCGCAATTCGTTACTACGCGCTCAACGCTCAAACTCAGAACTTGACTTAAACGATAGTATCACGCGGCTAGAACAAGCGATCGCACCAATTGAAAACACAAATACAATTGCTTCGCTACGCGGTTTAGAGGGTGCGGGTAGTGCTGCATACTTTGGTAGCCTGAATCAACTTATTCGTGCAGAGGATTTTACCTTTACAGCAAGACACCGTAGACCACCGACTGATCCTGTTAATGCTTTACTAAGTTTAGGCTATGCTTTACTTCGCCATGACGTGCAAAGTGCTGTGAATATTGTCGGATTTGATGCTTATCTAGGATATCTGCACGTTGAACGTTACGGTCGTCCTTCGCTAGCATTAGACTTGATGGAAGAATTTCGACCTTTAGTTGTCGATGCAGTTGTGTTGTCTGCATTGAATAAGCGATCGCTCCTACAAGCAGATTTTACCACTGAACCGCTCAGTCATGCTGTATCGCTAACTCAAGAGGGACTGCGAACATTTTTGCGACTATACGAACAAAAGAAACAATCTAAATTTAAGCATCCGGTATTAGGGCGACAGTGTACGTACCAAGAAGCATTTGAAATTCAAGCACGGTTGTTAGCAAAATACCTGATGGGTGAAACCGATAAGTATCCTCCTTTGGTACTCAAGTAG